One window of Streptomyces sp. FIT100 genomic DNA carries:
- a CDS encoding helix-turn-helix domain-containing protein, with amino-acid sequence MLEAVGLSAAETEVYRALVVATTASAREMAGTTGLDEATAQRLLGSLEDKGLVRGVDGATGRFAANPPDVALLPRVERRAGDLDKARAAVSELMETYRRSAWTRGAGAVVEIVTGAGALRQRLRQVQDGARHELLWFCKAQYVAMPSGTNRAEFDALARGVGYRVLYEQAFFDDSGAVDNVVRAVRAGEAARAVPALPLRMAIADRGLAVCPLAPGGPAGHPGEVTAAVVRGSSLLEALVALFERYWEVGAPLRVTPEGRIGETGLSADSASLTPEDQHLLSLMVAGLTDESIAGQLGVSKRTVQRRIQGLMNLAGVATRMQLGWQAARRNWI; translated from the coding sequence ATGCTGGAGGCGGTGGGCCTTTCGGCCGCCGAGACCGAGGTGTACCGCGCGCTCGTCGTCGCCACCACGGCGTCGGCGCGGGAGATGGCCGGTACGACGGGCCTGGACGAGGCGACCGCGCAGCGGCTGCTCGGATCCCTGGAGGACAAAGGGCTGGTGCGCGGGGTGGACGGGGCCACCGGGCGGTTCGCCGCCAACCCGCCCGACGTGGCGCTCCTTCCGCGCGTCGAACGCCGGGCCGGCGACCTCGACAAGGCCCGGGCCGCCGTGTCCGAGCTCATGGAGACCTACCGCCGCAGCGCCTGGACGCGTGGCGCGGGCGCGGTGGTCGAGATCGTCACCGGCGCCGGAGCGCTGCGCCAGCGGCTGCGGCAGGTCCAGGACGGCGCACGCCACGAACTGCTGTGGTTCTGCAAGGCGCAGTACGTCGCCATGCCGTCGGGGACCAACCGGGCCGAGTTCGACGCCCTCGCGCGCGGCGTCGGCTACCGGGTCCTGTACGAGCAGGCGTTCTTCGACGACTCCGGGGCCGTTGACAACGTAGTCAGGGCCGTGCGGGCGGGGGAGGCCGCCCGTGCCGTGCCCGCGCTGCCGCTGCGGATGGCGATCGCCGACCGGGGCCTGGCCGTCTGCCCGCTGGCGCCGGGCGGCCCGGCGGGCCATCCGGGCGAGGTGACGGCGGCCGTCGTCCGGGGGAGCAGTCTGCTGGAGGCGCTCGTCGCGCTGTTCGAGCGCTACTGGGAGGTGGGGGCACCGCTGAGGGTCACCCCGGAGGGCCGGATCGGCGAGACGGGCCTGTCGGCCGACTCCGCCTCACTCACCCCCGAGGACCAGCATCTGCTCTCGCTGATGGTTGCGGGCCTCACCGACGAGTCGATCGCCGGACAGCTCGGCGTCAGCAAACGCACCGTCCAGCGGCGCATCCAGGGCCTGATGAACCTCGCGGGCGTCGCGACCCGGATGCAGCTCGGCTGGCAGGCCGCACGTCGCAACTGGATCTGA
- a CDS encoding S8 family serine peptidase has protein sequence MRSTNSWWRRAVRAPHHRTVAIATLTAVLTGTAAPGAAQETGPVRTAADLRPSVRTVTLITGDRVTVSRYADGRQVASVRPVDGREAGGFSTREVDGRIHVTPLRAVPYVSSGQLDAALFDVTGLIEQGYDDARAKELPLLLRYGASAKASAKASARSAPDGTERRRVLDSVDGVAVDAAKDELNTFWDTVSAAPGASASRTAQGAPRLAGGLEKIWLDRKVRVALDRSVAQVGAPEVWKTGSTGKGVKVAVLDTGIDTAHPDLAGRTGEIRNFSASDSTRDLVGHGTHVAATIAGSGAASNGTRKGVAPDADLIIGKVLDDSGSGAYSDILAGMEWAARSGARIVNMSLGGPASEDDPLVTAVEELTAETGTLFVVAAGNEGPGTQTVGSPGTAPSALTVGAVDRDDTLAGFSSRGPVGMGDAVKPELTAPGVGIVAARAAGTRMGSPESELYTAASGTSMATPHVAGAAALLAQRHPEWTPAAIKNALVGSAEVVAGQRVDEQGGGRLDVAGAVARSVVATGTADLGAQEPDGAGVTKDVAYTNVSQRPVRLALSLEMEQDDGTAAPSGAFTAGSSSVTVAPGETVRVPVTARPAGVPLGRWSGYLTAVPDDGTAAVHTAVALTVRGAMRTLTLRFADREGRPAVVPLFELYGSDQRYDALGYVMPWMDGTARVTVPEDTYFLKALVPGAEVKGWHLTQMLRPELKLDSDTEIVLDARTAKPVEVRTPQASEQQGMIHFGAYRAFGNRKIASTTVEFDSVRTVFATPTARVAKGDFEFYSRWRMVAPRLKARILGARAPELNPVLYNWSPAVDGTRRLPLLLAEPESLEGRDLRGKAVLMRTSGGYPEQAQAVAKTGAAALMIINEFPGPVWQPWDPTGERDPLITMKVPQEQGEALADLLERQRTPVLELSGTSSSPYLYDLALVEKDAVPARLSYRVGSSGTARVESVYHRPGSVTWTGEQRFAWRPWQETSFVLDQQSFVKLPSTRVETVSAGDTLWLQRVTHQPPWNTMFPLSGGMTGGLHRLAAGQRLREDWFGPVVRPTAPAGNPEFRSVRTGGTFDLRLAELSDGGTGHYGFSGDDETDEVRTRVYRGDALLADGTYPWGAFPAGSGEGPYRVRVETSRTSAAWAFSTRTDTTWAFRSAPPAAGEDELLPLVLLDYDVPVNALNQVDGSAAKLRVTARHQDGWTGPRIAGMRVWASVDDGARWTSVPVSARGNGTYELRLDRSVLRHADAVTLRVKAWDGGGNEVEQTVVRAFGVR, from the coding sequence ATGAGATCAACGAACAGTTGGTGGCGGCGGGCCGTCCGCGCGCCGCATCACCGCACGGTGGCGATCGCCACCCTCACGGCGGTTCTGACGGGCACGGCCGCACCCGGCGCAGCCCAGGAGACGGGACCGGTCCGTACCGCGGCCGACCTGCGCCCGTCCGTCCGGACGGTCACCCTGATCACGGGAGACCGTGTCACGGTCAGCCGTTACGCGGACGGCCGTCAAGTGGCCAGTGTGCGTCCGGTGGATGGACGGGAAGCCGGCGGGTTCAGCACCCGCGAGGTCGACGGCCGTATCCACGTCACCCCGCTGCGCGCCGTTCCCTACGTCTCCTCCGGACAGCTGGACGCCGCGCTGTTCGACGTCACCGGCCTGATCGAGCAGGGGTACGACGACGCCCGCGCCAAGGAGCTGCCGCTGCTGCTGCGTTACGGGGCGTCGGCGAAGGCATCGGCGAAGGCGTCCGCGCGGAGTGCCCCGGACGGCACGGAGCGCCGACGGGTGCTCGACAGCGTCGACGGTGTGGCGGTCGACGCGGCGAAGGACGAGCTGAACACCTTCTGGGACACCGTCAGCGCCGCACCGGGCGCGTCCGCCTCGCGGACCGCGCAGGGCGCGCCGCGGCTGGCCGGCGGGCTGGAGAAGATCTGGCTCGACCGGAAGGTGCGGGTCGCGCTCGACCGCAGCGTGGCGCAGGTGGGCGCCCCCGAGGTCTGGAAGACCGGGTCGACGGGCAAGGGCGTGAAGGTCGCCGTCCTGGACACCGGAATCGACACCGCCCACCCCGACCTCGCGGGCCGGACGGGCGAGATACGCAACTTCAGCGCGAGCGACAGCACCCGCGATCTCGTCGGACACGGCACCCATGTGGCGGCGACGATCGCCGGTTCGGGCGCCGCGTCGAACGGCACCCGCAAGGGCGTCGCGCCCGACGCCGACCTGATCATCGGCAAGGTGCTGGACGACTCCGGCTCGGGTGCGTACTCCGACATCCTCGCCGGGATGGAGTGGGCGGCCCGATCGGGCGCCCGGATCGTGAACATGAGCCTCGGCGGCCCCGCATCCGAGGACGACCCGCTGGTGACCGCGGTCGAGGAGCTGACCGCGGAGACCGGCACGCTGTTCGTCGTGGCGGCGGGCAACGAGGGCCCGGGCACCCAGACGGTCGGCTCACCGGGCACGGCCCCGAGCGCGCTGACCGTGGGCGCCGTCGACCGGGACGACACGCTCGCCGGGTTCTCCAGCCGCGGCCCCGTCGGCATGGGCGACGCGGTCAAGCCCGAGCTGACGGCGCCCGGCGTCGGCATCGTCGCCGCGCGGGCGGCGGGCACCCGGATGGGCAGCCCGGAGAGCGAGCTCTACACCGCCGCGTCGGGCACGTCGATGGCGACCCCGCATGTCGCGGGCGCCGCGGCCCTGCTGGCGCAGCGTCATCCGGAGTGGACTCCGGCCGCCATCAAGAACGCGCTGGTCGGCTCGGCCGAGGTGGTGGCCGGTCAGCGCGTGGACGAGCAGGGCGGCGGCCGGCTGGACGTGGCCGGAGCGGTCGCCCGCAGCGTCGTCGCCACCGGCACCGCGGACCTCGGCGCGCAGGAGCCCGACGGCGCCGGCGTGACGAAGGACGTCGCGTACACCAACGTCTCACAGCGGCCGGTGCGCCTCGCGCTGTCGCTGGAGATGGAGCAGGACGACGGCACGGCCGCGCCGTCCGGCGCGTTCACGGCCGGCTCCTCGTCGGTCACCGTCGCCCCGGGTGAGACCGTCCGCGTACCGGTGACGGCGCGCCCCGCCGGGGTGCCGCTGGGCCGCTGGTCCGGCTATCTGACGGCGGTGCCGGACGACGGCACGGCCGCCGTGCACACCGCCGTCGCGCTGACGGTCCGGGGCGCGATGCGGACGCTGACGCTGCGGTTCGCCGACCGCGAAGGCCGCCCGGCGGTGGTCCCGCTCTTCGAGCTGTACGGCTCCGACCAGCGCTACGACGCGCTGGGCTACGTCATGCCGTGGATGGACGGCACGGCCCGGGTGACGGTCCCCGAGGACACCTACTTCCTCAAGGCCCTGGTCCCGGGCGCCGAGGTGAAGGGCTGGCACCTCACGCAGATGCTGCGGCCCGAGCTGAAGCTGGACTCCGACACGGAGATCGTCCTCGACGCCCGCACGGCGAAGCCCGTCGAGGTGCGCACACCCCAGGCGTCCGAGCAGCAGGGGATGATCCACTTCGGTGCGTACCGGGCCTTCGGGAACCGGAAGATCGCCAGTACGACCGTCGAATTCGACTCGGTCCGCACCGTGTTCGCCACGCCGACCGCCCGGGTCGCGAAGGGGGACTTCGAGTTCTACTCCCGGTGGCGGATGGTCGCGCCCCGGCTGAAGGCCCGGATCCTGGGCGCGCGGGCTCCGGAGCTGAACCCCGTGCTGTACAACTGGTCCCCCGCCGTGGACGGAACGCGCCGGCTGCCGCTCCTCCTCGCGGAGCCGGAGTCGCTGGAAGGCAGGGACCTGCGCGGCAAGGCCGTACTGATGCGCACGTCCGGTGGTTACCCGGAGCAGGCGCAGGCCGTGGCGAAGACCGGGGCCGCGGCGCTGATGATCATCAACGAGTTCCCGGGACCGGTGTGGCAGCCGTGGGACCCGACGGGCGAGCGTGACCCGCTCATCACCATGAAGGTCCCGCAGGAGCAGGGCGAGGCGCTCGCCGACCTGCTGGAGCGGCAGCGGACGCCGGTGCTGGAGCTCTCGGGCACCTCGTCCAGCCCGTACCTGTACGACCTGGCCCTCGTCGAGAAGGACGCCGTACCGGCCCGGCTGTCCTACCGCGTGGGGTCGTCCGGCACGGCGAGGGTCGAGTCCGTCTACCACCGGCCCGGCTCCGTGACATGGACGGGTGAGCAGCGGTTCGCCTGGCGGCCCTGGCAGGAAACATCGTTCGTGCTGGACCAGCAGTCGTTCGTGAAACTGCCGTCGACCCGGGTGGAGACGGTCAGCGCGGGCGACACGCTGTGGCTGCAGAGGGTCACCCACCAGCCGCCGTGGAACACCATGTTCCCCCTCAGCGGCGGCATGACGGGCGGGCTGCACCGGCTCGCCGCCGGCCAGCGGCTGCGGGAGGACTGGTTCGGGCCGGTGGTCCGTCCGACGGCACCGGCCGGGAACCCGGAGTTCCGCTCGGTACGCACGGGCGGCACCTTCGATCTGCGGCTCGCGGAGCTGAGCGACGGCGGTACGGGTCACTACGGCTTCTCCGGTGACGACGAGACCGACGAGGTGCGCACCCGCGTGTACCGCGGCGACGCGCTGCTCGCGGACGGGACCTACCCATGGGGCGCCTTCCCCGCCGGTTCGGGCGAGGGACCGTACCGGGTGCGGGTGGAGACCTCCCGCACCTCCGCCGCCTGGGCGTTCTCGACGAGGACCGACACCACGTGGGCGTTCCGCTCGGCGCCGCCGGCGGCGGGCGAGGACGAGCTGCTGCCGCTGGTGCTGCTCGACTACGACGTACCGGTCAACGCCCTCAACCAGGTGGACGGTTCGGCGGCGAAGCTCCGGGTGACCGCGCGCCACCAGGACGGCTGGACGGGGCCGCGTATCGCCGGCATGCGTGTGTGGGCCTCGGTCGACGACGGTGCGCGCTGGACGTCGGTGCCGGTCTCGGCCCGCGGGAACGGGACGTACGAGCTGCGGCTCGACCGTTCCGTGCTGCGGCACGCGGACGCCGTCACCCTCCGCGTCAAGGCGTGGGACGGCGGCGGAAACGAGGTCGAGCAGACGGTGGTCCGCGCGTTCGGCGTGCGGTAG